A region from the Janthinobacterium agaricidamnosum genome encodes:
- the paaH gene encoding 3-hydroxyacyl-CoA dehydrogenase PaaH → MAALDNNSIVAVIGSGAMGAGIAQVAAAAGYTVKLYDTRAEAVSKALLDIGKMYAKLAEKGRMTLDEATAATARLQAAGSLADVSDCALVVEAIVENLDVKRGLFAELEALVSDDCILATNTSSISVTAIAAKLRRPERLVGMHFFNPVPLMALVEVISGLATSEQVAATVYDTSIAWGKKPVHAKSTPGFIVNRVARPFYAEGWRLLNEQAGDAATIDAVLREAGGFRMGPFELMDLIGHDVNFSVTQSVFGAYFNDPRFTPSVLQQEMVNAGFLGRKSGRGFYPYGEGAPAPVAQAEGAQPKPEFVALSAAIGGDGRGHSGIIRSLVQRLEQAGITVSRRVTQEGQAHDEAPALHCHGAAIYLTDGRSATQRAHDNQHPDTVLFDLALDYASAKRIAVARADQCSDDAYAAVVGLFQAAGFTVTRLDDVPGLAVMRTVAMLANEAADAVNQGVCTADAVDIAMQKGVNYPRGPLAWADAVGVQQIVTVLHHLAQGYGEDRYRVSPLLRRKLANGAPFHA, encoded by the coding sequence ATGGCAGCTTTGGACAACAACAGTATCGTCGCCGTCATCGGCAGCGGCGCCATGGGCGCCGGCATCGCGCAGGTGGCGGCAGCGGCCGGCTACACGGTCAAACTGTACGACACGCGCGCGGAAGCGGTGAGCAAGGCTTTGCTTGATATCGGCAAGATGTATGCGAAGCTGGCCGAGAAGGGCCGCATGACGTTGGACGAAGCCACGGCCGCCACGGCGCGCCTGCAGGCGGCCGGCAGCCTGGCCGATGTGAGCGATTGCGCCCTGGTGGTGGAAGCCATCGTGGAAAACCTCGACGTCAAGCGCGGCCTGTTCGCCGAACTCGAAGCGTTGGTCAGCGACGACTGCATCCTGGCGACGAATACCTCGTCGATCTCCGTCACGGCCATCGCCGCCAAGCTGCGCCGGCCGGAACGCCTGGTCGGCATGCATTTCTTTAATCCCGTGCCCCTGATGGCGCTGGTGGAGGTGATCAGCGGGCTGGCCACCAGCGAGCAGGTCGCTGCCACCGTGTATGACACGTCCATCGCCTGGGGCAAGAAGCCCGTGCATGCGAAATCGACACCGGGCTTCATCGTCAACCGGGTCGCCCGTCCGTTCTATGCGGAAGGCTGGCGCTTGCTGAATGAACAGGCGGGCGATGCCGCCACCATCGATGCCGTGCTGCGCGAAGCGGGCGGCTTCCGCATGGGGCCATTCGAACTGATGGACCTGATCGGCCACGACGTGAATTTCTCCGTCACCCAGTCCGTGTTCGGCGCCTATTTCAACGACCCGCGCTTCACGCCGTCCGTGCTGCAGCAGGAAATGGTCAACGCGGGATTCCTTGGCCGCAAATCGGGCCGCGGTTTTTACCCCTATGGCGAAGGTGCGCCTGCACCCGTGGCGCAGGCGGAAGGCGCGCAGCCGAAGCCGGAATTCGTCGCCCTGTCGGCCGCCATCGGCGGCGACGGGCGGGGCCACAGTGGCATCATCCGCAGCCTGGTGCAGCGCCTGGAGCAGGCCGGCATTACCGTCAGCCGCCGCGTGACGCAGGAAGGCCAGGCGCATGACGAGGCGCCGGCCCTGCATTGCCATGGCGCCGCGATCTATCTGACCGATGGGCGCAGCGCCACCCAGCGCGCACACGACAACCAGCATCCGGACACGGTGCTGTTCGACCTGGCGCTCGATTACGCCAGTGCAAAGCGCATCGCCGTGGCCCGTGCCGACCAGTGCAGCGACGACGCCTACGCGGCCGTCGTCGGCCTGTTCCAGGCGGCCGGTTTCACCGTCACGCGCCTGGACGACGTGCCTGGCCTGGCCGTCATGCGCACCGTCGCCATGCTGGCCAACGAGGCGGCCGACGCCGTCAACCAGGGCGTGTGCACGGCGGATGCCGTCGATATCGCCATGCAGAAGGGCGTCAATTATCCGCGCGGACCGCTGGCCTGGGCCGATGCGGTCGGCGTTCAACAGATCGTGACCGTGCTGCACCACCTGGCGCAAGGCTATGGCGAAGACCGCTACAGGGTCTCGCCGCTGCTGCGCCGCAAACTCGCCAATGGAGCACCGTTTCATGCATAA
- the paaI gene encoding hydroxyphenylacetyl-CoA thioesterase PaaI yields MHKEDHIHAAQALAEAAAASMLSRDNATAAMGIALADVGPGHARMTMTVRADMLNGHQTCHGGFIFALADSAFAFACNSYNMNTVGAGCTIDYLAPGREGDVLTAHAVEQALAGKSGVYDVKVSNQEGRAVALFRGKSIRVAGEVIQEQA; encoded by the coding sequence ATGCATAAGGAAGACCATATTCACGCTGCTCAGGCTTTGGCCGAAGCGGCTGCCGCCTCCATGCTGTCGCGCGATAACGCCACCGCCGCCATGGGCATCGCCCTGGCCGACGTGGGTCCCGGCCATGCGCGCATGACGATGACGGTGCGCGCCGACATGCTCAATGGCCACCAGACCTGCCACGGCGGTTTCATTTTTGCCCTGGCCGACAGCGCCTTCGCCTTCGCCTGCAACAGCTACAACATGAACACCGTGGGCGCCGGCTGCACCATCGACTACTTGGCGCCGGGCCGCGAAGGCGACGTGCTGACGGCGCACGCCGTCGAACAGGCGCTGGCGGGCAAGAGCGGCGTCTATGACGTCAAGGTCAGCAACCAGGAAGGCCGCGCCGTCGCGCTCTTCCGGGGCAAGTCGATCCGCGTGGCGGGCGAAGTCATACAAGAGCAGGCTTGA
- the paaK gene encoding phenylacetate--CoA ligase PaaK has translation MVQRTPSPNDLEPIERASKDELQALQLERMKWTLKHAYDNVPHYRAAFDAAGVHPDDLKSLADLAKFPFTDKKVLRDNYPFGLFAVPREQVVRIHASSGTTGKATVVGYTQNDIDTWANVVARSIRAGGGRAGDMVHISYGYGLFTGGLGAHYGAERLGCTVIPMSGGQTEKQVQLIQDFKPSIIMVTPSYMLNIIEEFTRQGLDPAESSLKVGIFGAEPWTDAMRSEIEARAGIDAVDIYGLSEVMGPGVASECIESKDGPVIWEDHFYPEIIDPETGEVLPDGEEGELVFTSLSKEALPIIRYRTRDLTRLLPPTSRAMRRIGKITGRSDDMLIIRGVNVFPTQIEELILKMPKLAPQYQLVVTRDGHLDKLEVIAELRIDLTATLSASETDALARELEHRIKTHVGVSTRVRLVAAAGIERTLTGKARRVVDQRPKIFS, from the coding sequence ATGGTCCAACGTACGCCTTCCCCGAATGACCTCGAGCCGATCGAGCGCGCCAGCAAGGATGAACTGCAGGCGCTGCAGCTCGAACGCATGAAATGGACGCTCAAGCACGCGTATGACAACGTGCCCCATTACCGTGCCGCTTTTGACGCAGCGGGCGTGCATCCGGATGATCTCAAATCCCTGGCCGACCTGGCCAAATTCCCGTTCACGGACAAAAAAGTCTTGCGCGACAATTACCCGTTCGGCCTGTTCGCCGTGCCGCGCGAGCAGGTGGTGCGCATCCACGCCTCGAGCGGCACCACGGGCAAGGCCACGGTGGTCGGCTACACGCAGAACGACATCGATACCTGGGCCAACGTGGTGGCGCGCTCGATCCGCGCCGGCGGCGGCCGCGCGGGCGATATGGTGCATATCTCGTATGGCTACGGCCTGTTCACGGGCGGCCTGGGCGCGCACTACGGCGCCGAGCGCCTCGGCTGCACGGTCATCCCGATGTCCGGCGGGCAGACGGAAAAGCAGGTGCAGCTGATCCAGGATTTCAAGCCGTCCATCATCATGGTCACGCCGTCGTACATGCTCAACATCATCGAGGAATTCACGCGCCAGGGCCTGGACCCGGCCGAATCGTCGCTGAAGGTGGGCATCTTTGGCGCCGAACCGTGGACGGACGCCATGCGTTCGGAAATCGAAGCGCGCGCCGGCATCGACGCCGTCGACATCTACGGCCTGTCCGAAGTGATGGGACCTGGCGTGGCGTCCGAATGCATCGAGAGCAAGGACGGTCCCGTCATCTGGGAAGACCATTTCTATCCCGAGATCATCGATCCGGAAACGGGCGAAGTGCTGCCGGACGGCGAAGAGGGCGAACTGGTGTTTACCTCCTTGTCGAAAGAGGCGCTGCCCATCATCCGCTACCGCACGCGCGACCTGACCCGCTTGCTGCCGCCGACCTCGCGGGCCATGCGCCGCATCGGCAAGATCACGGGCCGCTCCGACGACATGCTGATCATCCGCGGCGTGAACGTTTTCCCCACGCAGATCGAAGAGCTGATCCTCAAAATGCCGAAGCTGGCGCCGCAGTACCAGCTGGTCGTCACGCGCGACGGCCACCTCGACAAGCTCGAAGTGATCGCCGAGCTGCGCATCGACCTGACGGCCACCCTCTCGGCCAGCGAAACGGACGCCCTGGCGCGCGAACTGGAACACCGCATCAAGACGCACGTGGGCGTGAGCACGCGCGTGCGCCTGGTGGCCGCCGCCGGCATCGAACGCACGCTGACGGGCAAGGCCCGCCGCGTGGTCGACCAGCGCCCGAAGATTTTCTCCTGA